From one Doryrhamphus excisus isolate RoL2022-K1 chromosome 9, RoL_Dexc_1.0, whole genome shotgun sequence genomic stretch:
- the bard1 gene encoding BRCA1-associated RING domain protein 1 isoform X4 translates to MCDVTFCDDSLTVSIERQAWNNQLTTTRVFLSSSSHLMKEPVCLGTCEHMLCRSCAGAQAGDGCVVCQSPAWVKDIQINRQLSNVIQVFSGLESMLNPSVQQESSEVVLRPQNEGNVLKHKKNFKIWFSPRSRKVRCMVEKPAEDVTPANKSLEETAAVQPGPAIAEVTDLTVFNFTSSSQESSSLSPKVNSTSKKKKKSANKKRIACRKATMERATRKQTRQMVKKNQLDAINKQWGITEDEDALVDSEPTCAQVEGRSNKRVSFLSPDPGSDAIQERLSEGTIALPKNQTQFCSHETDTLPAPDSIPTDDPQKQAGRSSPKQSSKRPRLEGEAVTLETTPKRRIASPGGCRKSLCRSSPAILKSPSPSRKCKKTFREDEGESPTLPGIVGGKSPPSRVSVGSPAVMKKNRKGETPLHLAAIKGDVEAVKELLDLGADPNLKDNAGWTPLHEACNLGHLAVVEVLVSRGALVNIPGYENDSPLHDAVRNGHIAIVKLLLHFGASQNVLNLHGKRPADCAMSREMLAVFQEASEDANTSLTSLASLSVSNCVNQGGILFLSSQLSQTAQRQLTRLGRLLDGSVTDTFTSSERFPDTTCFQTLGYEHTKVPQGVQNVLHSRSTIHKPSQFGLQIQNIIPKRTFQINISCCICF, encoded by the exons ATGTGTGATGTGACATTTTGTGACGACTCTTTAACCGTGTCAATTGAAAGACAAGCATGGAACAATCAGCTAACGACCACTCGTGTTTTCCTTTCATCCAGCTCACACTTGATGAAGGAACCAGTTTGCCTCGGAACGTGTGAGCATATGCTATGCAG GTCTTGTGCAGGCGCACAGGCAGGAGATGGCTGTGTGGTTTGTCAAAGTCCCGCCTGGGTAAAGGACATCCAAATCAACAGGCAGCTCAGCAATGTCATCCAGGTCTTCAGTGGCTTGGAGTCCATGTTAAACCCCAGTGTACAACAAG AGTCCTCTGAGGTTGTCCTACGGCCACAAAATGAGGGCAACGTCTTAAAACACAAGAAGAACTTCAAGATCTGGTTCAGTCCTCGCAGTCGTAAAGTCCGTTGCATGGTGGAGAAACCTGCAGAAGACGTCACACCTGCCAACAAGTCGTTGGAGGAAAcggctgccgtgcagcctggccCTGCAATCGCTGAAGTCACTGACCTGACAGTTTTTAACTTCACCTCATCCTCTCAAGAGTCTAGCTCCTTATCTCCAAAAGTCAACTCTActagcaagaagaagaagaagagtgcaAATAAGAAAAGGATTGCCTGCAGGAAGGCAACAATGGAAAGAGCCACAAGGAAACAGACGAGACAGATGGTGAAGAAGAACCAGCTCGATGCCATAAACAAGCAGTGGGGGATTACAGAGGATGAAGATGCCTTGGTGGATTCAGAGCCCACTTGTGCACAAGTTGAAGGGAGGTCCAACAAAAGGGTTTCCTTCCTCAGCCCTGACCCTGGCAGTGACGCCATACAGGAAAGACTCTCCGAAGGTACCATCGCCCTTCCCAAGAACCAAACTCAGTTCTGTTCACATGAAACGGACACACTGCCTGCCCCCGACTCCATCCCCACAGACGATCCTCAAAAACAGGCCGGCAGATCTTCTCCAAAGCAGTCCTCAAAACGGCCAAGACTGGAGGGAGAAGCCGTTACCCTGGAGACCACACCGAAAAGGCGAATAGCCTCACCAGGTGGTTGTCGAAAATCATTGTGTCGCTCGTCTCCAGCTATTCTTAAATCTCCTTCTCCCAGCCGGAAGTGTAAAAAGACTTTTCGAGAGGATGAAGGAGAGAGTCCCACTCTCCCAGGCATTGTAGGCGGGAAATCACCCCCTTCTCGTGTGTCTGTGGGGAGCCCAGCAGTCATGAAGAAGAACCGCAAAGGAGAGACCCCACTACATTTAGCTGCTATAAAG GGGGATGTAGAGGCCGTTAAGGAACTACTGGATCTGGGAGCAGACCCCAACTTGAAGGATAATGCAGGATGGACACCTCTG CACGAAGCATGTAACCTTGGTCATCTGGCGGTGGTGGAGGTGTTAGTTTCACGGGGAGCACTCGTGAACATTCCTGGCTACGAAAATGACTCTCCATTACATGATGCTGTGCGGAATGGCCACATAGCCATCGTCAAATTGCTGCTGCATTTCGGAGCCTCGCAGAATGTGCT TAATCTCCATGGGAAGCGACCTGCGGACTGTGCCATGAGTCGGGAGATGTTGGCGGTCTTCCAGGAAGCCTCTGAAGATGCTAACACATCTCTGACCAGCCTAGCCAGTCTTTCT GTGAGTAATTGTGTGAATCAAGGCGGAATCTTGTTTCTGTCCAGTCAGCTGTCACAAACAGCACAGCGTCAATTGACCAGGCTGGGCCGCCTGTTGGATGGGAGTGTAACAGACACCTTTACTTCCTCAG AAAGGTTTCCCGATACAACCTGCTTCCAGACCTTGGGCTATGAACATACAAAAGTACCGCAAGGGGTACAAAACGTGCTTCACTCACGGTCAACGATTCACAAACCCAGTCAGTTTGGTTtgcaaatacaaaacataattCCTAAACGTACCTTTCAAATAAATATATCCTGTTGTATTTGTTTCTGA